From the Phormidium ambiguum IAM M-71 genome, the window CCCCCCGGAGCTAGTAGCTGTCCACCTTCCACACTCACATTACCGCCTACCAGTGCCAAACTTTTCCCAGGTTCTACCTGGAGTCCGACAACATCCCCATTGCTATCAGTTGCCACAGATTGATTGAGTATACTTCCCGGATTCGCTCCATATTGCAAACCAATGGGTACACTAACGGTTAGCAAGGGTGGAGTTGAAGCATCTGGTCTAGCACTGAAAACCATACCATCGGCAAACACAATGCTACGAGATGTAGAAGCCAAAAACGAACCACCAATACTTAATCTTGCATTCGGCCCAAAAATAATTCCATTAGGATTAATCAAGAATAAATTAGCTGTTCCATTAGCACGAATCAACCCATCAATATTAGAAGTTGAACCTCCCGTTACTCGACTGAAAATATTTCGTACATCTACAGCATTGTTGAAAAAAGCTTCTCCTCCAGTCGGAACTGAAAACTCTCGAAAACTGTGAAATAAATTACCGCCTGCCCTAGTTCCTCCCTCAATACTAAAATTAGTGTTTCCCTGTGGTGTAACTACTGATGGAACAGGTAAACTTGCATCTGGCACAATTTGCGCCCTAGCAGAACTAACTGTTACCAAGCAACCAAAAGCAATGCTACTAGGAACCCAAAAGCAGATGGCATTTATCATACAGTTTTTCCCTGATTGATTTGGATTAATCACTAAAATGTTTGTTCAGGAATAAAGACTTGCTCGAACATCTCTAATCTTACTTATAGAGATTTTGCTCTCCCCCCCTCTTTTTATAATGCCTGCAACAAAACTATCACTGCTGACTGCTAGCAATCCTCCTTAACTTCTGCCCCTGTTGTGCTTCTTCAATTTTGGCAAGTTCATTTAATAAAGTAACCGTTACTTGTTTTAATCTCGTATCTTGTTCATAACGCAGTGCTTCACCAAAGGCATCATACCATAAATTATATTGAGCATAAAGTTGAACAATTTGTGCTGGTTCTTTGGTTGTAGATAAGGCATTTCTCAAAGTTGATGGCATTTCCACAACCTCGAAATCTGCTTCGGCAATTAAATCCTTCGATGGATGATTACGATCGCATAAAAGTACTACTTTCCAATGATATCTTTTACCTACAATTAAAGCAGGTATATCTTCTGTAAGAGTTACTTTCCTAATTCCTGAAGAACTTGTTAAATCAATTTGTGCCACTAGCCTAAAGTCATTATTTCTATTTAATTCGTATAATAGAAACTTCATAGCTAAAGGTTTTGTATCTGGTACAAACCAAGCAAAAGTAGGGCGAACAGATGCGGTTTTTCCTTCTTTAGTTGGAGCAAGAACAGTTAGTTCTCCTTGGGTGCTGTTTTCGCACCCTCCCCTAGTACCCGTAGATGTTGTATTTCCTCTTGGAGCATCGTTATCAGGTGCGCCTTTTTCAGCGAGTACAACAGGAGTCGTACCTAGAGTTAAAATTAACACACTACAAGTTACTAACTTGATTGGTAAGCGTTTAGTAAGTAACCACAAAGTCGAAATCATAGAATTAACCCTCGCTTTTTGCAACCTTAAACTAAGATTGAAGATTTTCTTCATATAGTGTTATGGGTGTAATCGAACCCTATTTATGCAGTTGTGGTTAGAAAAGTCTTGAAAAGCTGAGGAAATTTTCATGGTATATAATAG encodes:
- a CDS encoding DUF928 domain-containing protein, coding for MISTLWLLTKRLPIKLVTCSVLILTLGTTPVVLAEKGAPDNDAPRGNTTSTGTRGGCENSTQGELTVLAPTKEGKTASVRPTFAWFVPDTKPLAMKFLLYELNRNNDFRLVAQIDLTSSSGIRKVTLTEDIPALIVGKRYHWKVVLLCDRNHPSKDLIAEADFEVVEMPSTLRNALSTTKEPAQIVQLYAQYNLWYDAFGEALRYEQDTRLKQVTVTLLNELAKIEEAQQGQKLRRIASSQQ